The genomic DNA TTCCCCTGACGCCTTTATCGAACGCTGCATGCTGGCCATCGGTGGACGAGTCGCGCTGCACGGCGCGCGGACGGTGCTGATGCATATTCGTCGCACCTTGGTCAACCCATCGGAAACAGTTGAACTTGAAGTCCTCCGTGCCTTTGGCGGGCGCATCCGGGTGGTTGAGCGCCATGCGGATGGCAAAACGCGCGTGCTCATCATCAACGGCTTTGCCGGCTGCCTCATCCAGGACGGGCAAGCCGGGCCGCTGGCGGCGCTTGAACTGGAAACCATCAAGCGGCGTGTCCGGCTTTATCCGCGCAACTTTCTGGCCCATGCTGAAGAGTATGATTACACCGGCCCGTTCCCCGACCGGGATGCCGATGGCGAATCAGTCTGGCGGCTTGATTTGGTTTCTGAGGAGGTGCGCTATGGATTCGACGCCGCGCACTTCCAGTGTCGTTTCCTCGAAGACTCCCACCTGGGCGAGCGCATCACCTACAGCGACTATGCCGCCACGGATGGTATTCTGACGGCGCGCCGGGAACGGTGTTGGCGGAATGGGCAACTTAGTTATGAGGATGTGATCTCATACCTGGCGTTCAACGTCCCCTGTGATGACGCCGACTTTCTAGCCTCGTAATTCTCGTAATTTGTGGTTGGTGAAGGCTTTGACCTATGACTTGCGATTGGCAATGTGCGCAGCTTTTGGTGTATCGCTGGACTCGGCTTGGTCTGGCATTGTTGGCAATCCTGTTTCTCGTCACGAACGATGCGGCGGTGGCACAACGTCGCAAGCCTCCGCGCCGGCCAGCGCCCCAGCCGGTCAGCCCAATGGTCGGCAAGGATGTCCGCATCATGCGCACCGATGGACTGGAAATCGTCGGCAAGCTGGTCAAGTTGGACTTACAAGGTGTGACCTATCTCAACGCCGGTGGCGAGCAGGCCACGATTGCGTTGAAAAGTATTTCCGTTCTGACCTTTGGCGAACCCATCAAGCGGATTGACAAGCGCTTTGTGAATGATGCCCGTCAAGCTCTGGATGCGCTTGGTCGAGTCAACACCTTGGTCAACGGCAATCCAACGTTTAGCCAATATGACGCGCTCGTGATTGACGCGCGCGTTGCCGTGGAGGCGTTCCTGTCGAAGTACGACGACTATGACGATCAGTCAGACTTCTTTGACGACGTGCGCGGGGTGTTGCGCAGCTACGAACTGGTTCGTCCCCTATGGGCGACGATGCAGGGGGCCGATCGCCGCATCTCGCTCGCCGAGTCTGCGCCGGAGTTGGCGCCAATTCTTCGGATGTATCCCAACCTACGCGCCACGGAATACAACCAGAACGGCCGCTATCCGACCGACAAGGTGATTGCGTACGTGTGGAACCGGACGGCCCAGCGGCTGCGGGGCGTGCGGGCCCAGCTTGACCAACTCGCTTCAAAGGCTGGTTAGCGCGCGCTACCGGGCGTCAACCAACCGGATGTGGTGGGCGCGGACGCGCTCCTCGCCTTGTCCACGACCGGCAACGTTTGGTCGTCAAAAAAAATCCGGAACTTTTTTAGAAAGTCACAGTGTAATCTGTCTTGCAGGCGGTCTCGGCTTTAGCTCTTGCCCGGCAAGAGTGGCTGCGGCCACCTGTGGCGTAGTGTACATTCCTCCTCTCTGCTTCGCGGTGGACCCCTCCACCGCGTTTTTTTGTCCGAGCTTGCTTTTAGAGAGGCCACCGACGCGCCGTGCCAAGCCACCTGCCTGAGCCACAAGCTACCTCGTCCTTGCGTGATTTTCGTCCGGCGCTGGCTTTTCCAGCGTTGACGCCCTGGTTTGACGCGGTGGCGAAAGTCGCCATCCGGGATGATGTGCTCAAGCGTCGTTTGTCCGCTCTGCTGCCCCTGGAACCGGGACAATCCGTTTTGGACGTTGGATGCGGAACAGGCACGCTGTTGCTCCACTTGCATGAGCGCCAGCCCCAAGCGCGACTGTTTGGCGTGGACGCCGATCCGGTTGCCCTAGCAATTGCCGAACAGAAGGGACGGCGGGCCGGGGTTGCCTGGTCGCTCACCCGCGCTTCCGCGACCGAGTTGCCCTTTCCCGACGGCCAGTTTGAGGTGGTGGTCACGTCGCTGGTCTTCCACCACCTGACGACACCCCAAAAGCAGCGCGCGTTGCGCGAAATCCGGCGCGTCCTGAACCCGCGCGGCCGGCTCCTCCTGGCTGATTACGGCGCGCCGCAGACTTGGCTGGAAGCGCTGGCTTTCTTGCCGGTTCGCCTGTTTGACGGCTTCGACGTCACGGAAGCCAATGTGCAGGGTCAGCTTCCCGACCAGATGCGCCAGAGCGGATTTGCCACGGTCGAATGTCGCGCTGAGCTTCCAACCGCCTTTGGCTATATCACGGCCTGGCAAGCGCAGCCGGCGCCCCCAGCCGAGCCTATGCCGGCTTGACGCCGGTGATGATGGCGTAGCCCAGTTCGCCCCGCCCGATCGCGTCGGCTGCGCTCTGGACAACCTGCTTCGCCTTGGGGAAATCCACATCCGGCAGGTCGAGCTTTTTCAGCGCGACCATCAATTCCGCCCCTAAGAGCTTGGCCCGGACGCTGGCGACCATATCGCCGAGCGCCGCATCGTGTGGCTCGACGACGCCCGGCGCAAACCCGGCAGCCGTGAGCAGGTTCGTGTAATCCTCCACCGGCTGCGCATCGGCAATGCAGGCAACCCACGCAAGCAAGGTCGCCAGCTCGGGCGCCAATGGACCCCGGCGCGTCAAATCACTCAGCCCAACGCGCCCGCCCGGCTTGAGCACCCGGAAAAATTCGCGCGCCGCCTGCGGTTTGTTTGGAAAGGTGCAATAGGCGCACTCGCACACGATGGCATCAAAGCTGGCTTCGGGAAGGTCCAACTGCTCGGCGTCACCGACCACGAAGCGGACTCGTTCGGCCAGCCCCTGCGCGGCAGCCGCTTCGTTTGCCAGCCGAACGTTTTCCGCGCCAAAGTCCACGCCAACCACGTCGCAGCCAAAGGTTGCCGCCAAGTGCAGCGCGCTGGTGCCGCGCCCGGCGGCAACGTCCAGAACCCGGGTGGTGGCATCCAACCCGATGACACTTCCCAACCGTTTGGTAAGCGCCAGCCCACCCGGATGAAATGAATCACCGAAGAGAAAGCGCACCACATCGCTTTCGTAAAACTGCGCGCAGCAGGACTTGACCGTTTCCGGGGCCGTGGGTTCTCCCACAAGGGTATTCATGCTTTTGACTCCTGGCTAAAGGAAAACGTGACCGGACGCACCTGGAATGGTTTGCCTTCCTTGCGCGCCAGCTTGCGCTCCCACTCGATGGCTTCGAGTTGCTCGCGGGCCTGCTGGCGGTAACCAATCGTATTGTAGGCGCAGAATGGAACCTGCTTGCCGCCCGGCAGCAGAAATTCCTTGCAGCACTTCATGAGGTTCTTCTGATTGAACGTGTAGGGATCCATGAAGTCCTGCAGCATGATCATCTTCATTTTGTCCGCAATTTCGCCGATGCTCAGCGACTCAAACCCACAGGCCTGGCAGGACATCTGAAGGTCCTTGGCAGATTTGGCGGTTCCCGGCGCGGTCGAGGACGACCACAGCCCTTCGAGCGCGATTTTGATCTCGGCGCTGTAATCCGGCATGACCTTGTTCGTGATGTAGTCCAGGTAGTCATAGACGTTGACGACGCGCGGCAGTGGGGTCACCGTGCCGTTCTCGACAAAGGCATAGGTCACGGAGTTGCAGGTCGGGAAACAGCACGGCACGGGGACGAAGTCGCTTTTGCGGAAGAGGCCGTCGGTTTGGTGCTCGATCATGGTCAGAATGTCGGGAATCGTCATGCGCTGAAGTGGATCGTGCGCCATGTGGCGTCCGGCGTGAAATGCCGGTTGAAAGTTCACGCCGCGCACGGCCGGGTGCTCCATGGCAAATTTGACAATCCGTCCGACTTCGTGGTCGTTGACCCCGCGCTCGATGGCCGGCACCAGCACCGCCGTCAGTCCCTTTTCCGCCAAACGGTCGAGCGCGCGAATTTTCTCTTCGAGAATATCCGGCTCGCCCCGAATGGTGCGGTAGGTCTCCCGGTCAAAACCATCGAATTGGAAGTAAAGCGCCGGCTGGATTTGGGCCAGTTCATCGAGAAATGCATCGTCACGGGCGATGCGCTTGCCGTTCGTGTTGAGCATCACCAAGTTGATGGGCCGCTTCTGGGCCTCGCGCAGAAAGTCCAGAATCTGCGGGTGAACGGTTGGCTCGCCACCCGAAAACTGCACGACTTCGGCCCGCCCTTCGGCGCGGACAAAATCATCCAGGATGGACTGCACTTCTTCGAGCGTGAGACTGAAGCCCGGTCCGGCTTCCGCGAAGCACAGCGGACAATCCATGTTGCACACGCTGTTGACCTCGATGATGCCCAGGCAGGTATGCTGTTGGTGGTCAGGACACAAGCCGCAATCGTGCGGACAGCCTTCGACGACCTCACTGTTGAAGTGCAACGGAATGGTGCCGGGCTTGTTGTAGCGAACGTTGGTGATGTAAGCCTGCGCGTCGGCGTAAATCAGCGATTCGTAAAGCTTGCCCTTGGCGCGTTCGCAGTCACAGCGCTTCCGCATGATGACCTTGCCATCTCGAACGACAATGTGGGCGTCCACGACCTTGGTGCATTCGGGGCAAATGCTGCGGGTGAGTTCCAAAAACACATAGTCGGCATCCCGCTTGCGGGGTGGCTCTGGCGGCGAAACGGTGGAGGTGGCCGCGTCGGGCACGGCTTCAAGGACGCTGGTGGTGTCACTCATAGGGGATACTCCGGTGGATATATTCGGTTGATGGGGCGCGCCCGGCCCAGGCCCCGCTGAGACTTGGTCGGACCTAAAACGCTTCCAACGCTTGGGGTTATGGTGCGCAGACTGAACGGTGACGGCATATGGAACTACGTGACGTGGTCGTTGGCGGACAACCGGATGCGGCCATCTTGCCGGCAAGGCTCCCGGTAAAATTCAGCGCATGATTTTCGACAGGCTCTGGATGACTTTTCCGGCTGTGCCGGTCAGGAAGTTTTCCACGGCGACACCGGCGGCGAGCTGCTGGGCTGCCGTTGAATAGGTTGGATAGGCATGGATGGCATTTGCCACATCCGTGACCTTGAGCCGGTGGTTGAGCGCCAGCGTAAACTCCGTGATGGCTTCCCCGGCGCGCGGCGCGACCATCGTTGCCCCAAGCAGTGTGCCGTCACCGCGCGAAAGCACCTTGAGAAAGCCGGCGGTATCGTTGTCACAAACCGCCCGGTCGGTGCGGTCCATGGCCCACCGGTTGACCTTGATGGCGTCGCCATGTTTGGCGCGGGCCGCGGCTTCGGTCAGTCCGACATGGGCAACTTCCGGGTCGGTGAAGGTCACCCACGGCACGATATCCGTGAATCCACTGGTGCTGCCGAGTAACAGCGCATTTCGCGCGGCAAGAAAGGCTTGCCAGCCGGCAAAATGGGTGAACTGGTGTCCACCCAGGACATCCCCTGCGGCAAAGATATGCTTGACGTTGGTGCGCAAATTGGTGTCCACCGGAATGCCATGGGCGTCGGCTTGAACGCCGGCCTTGTCGAGATCGAGGCCGGCGACACTCGGACGCCGCCCGGCAGCAATGAACAAAACATCGCCCTCCGCGACACCAGCTTCGCTTTCAACGCGAATGAGGCCGTTCTGGCGCGCCACAGTGCGCGCGCGGCCCGCCACGAACCGCATGCCTTCCTGCCCAAAAACCGTTCGGAGCGTTTGGTCCACTTCAGGTTCTTCCTTGGGTAGCAGCCGCGCCGCCACGAGCGTGACCTGCGAACCCAGCCGCTGAAAAGCCTGCGCCAGTTCGCAGCCAATGGGTCCGCCGCCGACCACAATCATCTGTTCGGGCAGTTCATCCAGGTCGAAGATGGTTTCATAGGTCAGAAAGGGCACGGCGTCGAGTCCGCGCAGATCAGGCGGCGACGGCCGCGCGCCGGTGCAGATGAGAAAGTACTTCGCCGTCAACACGCGGTCGCCGGCCGCGAGCGTTTGGGCGTCGAGAAATCGTCCCGGGGCCAGGATGACCTCGATGCCGTTGCGCTGAAGTTCCTCCGGCGCTTCGTGAGCGTAAACACTGCCGATGACGCCCTGCACGTAGGCCCGGACCCGCGCCATGTCGGTTCGGGGTGGCTCGGCCACGATGCCATACTGGCTTGCCTGACGCACTTCGTGGGCAATTTTGGCTGCCTTGAGCAGAGCTTTGCTCGGCACGCAGCCCGTCCAAGTACAGTCGCCGCCAATGCGGTGTTTTTCAACCAAGGCGACTTTGGCACCGAGTTGCGCGGCAAACCCTGCCGCCGTCAGCCCGCCTGACCCGGCGCCGATGATGACGATGTCGAACCGTTCGGTCATAGGTGTCACCCGCTCACAGCGCGTCGGTCAAGGCTATGCGCCGAGGCGGTGGGTAGCGAAAAATGCCGGCAACCAAAACAAGTGTAACTTGGCGCACAAAACTTGGCACGCAAAAAGTTGTCCTGGCAAAAGCTTATGCCACCGGCTTTGGCGCCGTGCCAGCCACTGCTCACGATGCCGGGCAGCCCCTACGAACTGGTCCGTCTTCTGCTTTACGCGCCGTGGCCAGTCCACGGATGAGGTCAACTGCGATTGGAAAGCAGGGTTTGTTTGCTGTATGCCGTCGCCTGGGCATCGAGAGCGCGTTGCGCGGCAGCCAGACGCCGTGTAGTGTCCAGTCGCCCGTCAAGCGTATGCGGCTACTTGGTTGGTGATGTTGACGCCATGAGTGACTTTTCAACCCGACTCGAACGCCTCTACCAGGGCGAACGCCCGCCGGCAAGTGAATGGCTGGATGTGATTTACCACGCGCCGCTCGAGGCGTTGCTGGACTGGGCCGACCGCCTGCGGGCGGACCTGCACCCAGACAATGTGGTGACCTACATTATTGACCGGAATGTGAACTACTCGAACGTCTGCACGTCGGTGTGTACGTTTTGCGCTTTTTATCGCAAACCCGGCGACCCGGAAGGGTATGTCCACGACTACGAAACGCTCTTTCGCAAGGTGGAAGAAACGCTGGCGCTCGGAGGGAGCGGCATTCTCATGCAGGGTGGGCTGCATCCCGACCTCAAGCTGGACTGGTACGAGGAACTCCTGCGCCAGTTCAAAGCCCGCTACCGGATTCATCTGCACTGTTTTTCACCGCCGGAAATCCTCAACTTCAGCCGTGTCAATGGGCTTTCGGTGCGCGAGGTGCTTCAGCGCCTGCGGGCGGCCGGGCTGGATTCGATTCCGGGCGGCGGCGGCGAAATTCTGGTGGATGAAATCCGCATGCGCCGCCGAACCGAGTGCACCAGCCAGGAGTGGCTTTCGATTATGGCAACCGCGCATGAGCTGGGCATCCCGACGACGGCGACGATGATGTACGGCATGGGCGAAACCGACCTGCACCGGCTGGAGCATCTGCGCAAACTCTACGAGCTACAGGAACGGACCCACGGCTTCATCGCGTTCATTCCCTGGACGCTTCAGCCGGATAGCGTTCCGATTGGAAAGATCTTTCCCGACCGCATCGCGCCGGAAATCTATCTGCGGTGGTTTGCGGCCGCGCGGCTGTACCTGCGCAATATCCCCAACCTTCAGGTTTCCTGGTTGACGCAGGGGTTTGACGTTGCCCGCCGGGCGCTGCGGGGCGGCGCCAACGACATGGGCAGCATCATGATCGAGGAAAATGTGGTTTCGGCGGCCGGGGCAAAGTACCGCGCCGACGAGGCGCGCCTAGTTAGCGTGATCCGGGAAGCCGGTTTTATCCCCTGCAAGCGAAATGCGGCGTACCAGCGCCTCGAAACGCCGGTCCTGGCCGGAGCTGCTGCCTAGCGTGGAGACTGATACCGGGAAGTGAGGGGAGTCGTTGGCCAATCCGGTGTGGACGAACATCGTTCAGTTTTTTGGGAAACGCTACATAGACATCTTCGTCGTCCTGGGCTGGGCAGTCATTACCTGGTTGCTGGTCTTGCTGCTGACACGCGCCATCCGCTCGCTGGTGCGCCGGGTGGCGGCCGACATCGAGCCGGCATACACTGCGCTGCGGCATCCAGTCCGGGTTTTTCTCTGGCTGCTCCTGCTCCCGCTTGGGCAGGACCTAGTTGAACTCCCTAGAACCGTTCAGAATCGCATCGAAGCTGGCTTTGGCATCGCGCTGACGCTGGTTGCGCTGTGGCTTGGGTTCGAGCTGGTCGCGGTGGCATCGGAGATCGCGCTTCAGCGGCTTGCCACCGATGGCACGGAGGAGCAGCGCCGCCGTTCGGCCGCAACGCGCATCGCCATTTTGCAGCGGCTGGTTCAGATGGCCATCGTCATCATCGGCGCGGCGCTGTTTTTGATGCAGTTTCAGGTCGTGCGGACGATTGGGGTGTCGTTGCTGGCTTCGGCCGGGATCGTCGGCGTCGTCGTCGGCATTGCCGCCCAGAAGACCATCGGCAACTTTGTCGCCGGGATTCAAATTGCCATTACCCAGCCCATTCGAGTGGGCGACACGGTCATCGTCGAAAACGAGTACGGCGAGATTGAGGAGCTGACCTTCACCTTTGTCGTGGTGCGTCTGTGGGACAAGCGGCAGCTCATTCTGCCGGTGTCCTACTTTCTGGAGCGTCCCTTCCAAAACTGGACGCGCTACACCCCCGAACTCATCGGCATGGTGTTCGTGCAGGCCGATTTTGGCGTCCCACTGGATGCCATGCGCGCCGAGTTGCAGCGGCTATGCGAGGACGACCCAAACTGGAACGCCCAGGTATGTCGGCTGATTATCCATGAAGTCAACGAACGTGCCCTTGTCCTACGTGCCACCATGTCGGCCAACGAACCGGCGAAGTTGTTCGATCTGCGGGTCAACGTGCGCGAAGGTCTCGTGCGCTGGTTGGCGACGACGGAAAACGGCCGTTACTTGCCCCGCCTTCGGCACACCGAGCGGCTGGAGGAGAACTGACATGGGCGGATGGAAGGTTCCAGTCCGCGCTGCCGAACAGAGAACTCGCCGTCCCACGGTATCCCACCGCCGCGTTCACACCAGCCAGCCGATGTCTGGATGATAGACGCGCCCCAGAATGCGCCCT from Chloracidobacterium validum includes the following:
- a CDS encoding class I SAM-dependent methyltransferase, whose product is MRDFRPALAFPALTPWFDAVAKVAIRDDVLKRRLSALLPLEPGQSVLDVGCGTGTLLLHLHERQPQARLFGVDADPVALAIAEQKGRRAGVAWSLTRASATELPFPDGQFEVVVTSLVFHHLTTPQKQRALREIRRVLNPRGRLLLADYGAPQTWLEALAFLPVRLFDGFDVTEANVQGQLPDQMRQSGFATVECRAELPTAFGYITAWQAQPAPPAEPMPA
- a CDS encoding class I SAM-dependent methyltransferase, producing MNTLVGEPTAPETVKSCCAQFYESDVVRFLFGDSFHPGGLALTKRLGSVIGLDATTRVLDVAAGRGTSALHLAATFGCDVVGVDFGAENVRLANEAAAAQGLAERVRFVVGDAEQLDLPEASFDAIVCECAYCTFPNKPQAAREFFRVLKPGGRVGLSDLTRRGPLAPELATLLAWVACIADAQPVEDYTNLLTAAGFAPGVVEPHDAALGDMVASVRAKLLGAELMVALKKLDLPDVDFPKAKQVVQSAADAIGRGELGYAIITGVKPA
- a CDS encoding radical SAM protein, which gives rise to MSDTTSVLEAVPDAATSTVSPPEPPRKRDADYVFLELTRSICPECTKVVDAHIVVRDGKVIMRKRCDCERAKGKLYESLIYADAQAYITNVRYNKPGTIPLHFNSEVVEGCPHDCGLCPDHQQHTCLGIIEVNSVCNMDCPLCFAEAGPGFSLTLEEVQSILDDFVRAEGRAEVVQFSGGEPTVHPQILDFLREAQKRPINLVMLNTNGKRIARDDAFLDELAQIQPALYFQFDGFDRETYRTIRGEPDILEEKIRALDRLAEKGLTAVLVPAIERGVNDHEVGRIVKFAMEHPAVRGVNFQPAFHAGRHMAHDPLQRMTIPDILTMIEHQTDGLFRKSDFVPVPCCFPTCNSVTYAFVENGTVTPLPRVVNVYDYLDYITNKVMPDYSAEIKIALEGLWSSSTAPGTAKSAKDLQMSCQACGFESLSIGEIADKMKMIMLQDFMDPYTFNQKNLMKCCKEFLLPGGKQVPFCAYNTIGYRQQAREQLEAIEWERKLARKEGKPFQVRPVTFSFSQESKA
- a CDS encoding dihydrolipoyl dehydrogenase family protein, encoding MTERFDIVIIGAGSGGLTAAGFAAQLGAKVALVEKHRIGGDCTWTGCVPSKALLKAAKIAHEVRQASQYGIVAEPPRTDMARVRAYVQGVIGSVYAHEAPEELQRNGIEVILAPGRFLDAQTLAAGDRVLTAKYFLICTGARPSPPDLRGLDAVPFLTYETIFDLDELPEQMIVVGGGPIGCELAQAFQRLGSQVTLVAARLLPKEEPEVDQTLRTVFGQEGMRFVAGRARTVARQNGLIRVESEAGVAEGDVLFIAAGRRPSVAGLDLDKAGVQADAHGIPVDTNLRTNVKHIFAAGDVLGGHQFTHFAGWQAFLAARNALLLGSTSGFTDIVPWVTFTDPEVAHVGLTEAAARAKHGDAIKVNRWAMDRTDRAVCDNDTAGFLKVLSRGDGTLLGATMVAPRAGEAITEFTLALNHRLKVTDVANAIHAYPTYSTAAQQLAAGVAVENFLTGTAGKVIQSLSKIMR
- the mqnC gene encoding cyclic dehypoxanthinyl futalosine synthase is translated as MSDFSTRLERLYQGERPPASEWLDVIYHAPLEALLDWADRLRADLHPDNVVTYIIDRNVNYSNVCTSVCTFCAFYRKPGDPEGYVHDYETLFRKVEETLALGGSGILMQGGLHPDLKLDWYEELLRQFKARYRIHLHCFSPPEILNFSRVNGLSVREVLQRLRAAGLDSIPGGGGEILVDEIRMRRRTECTSQEWLSIMATAHELGIPTTATMMYGMGETDLHRLEHLRKLYELQERTHGFIAFIPWTLQPDSVPIGKIFPDRIAPEIYLRWFAAARLYLRNIPNLQVSWLTQGFDVARRALRGGANDMGSIMIEENVVSAAGAKYRADEARLVSVIREAGFIPCKRNAAYQRLETPVLAGAAA
- a CDS encoding mechanosensitive ion channel family protein, translating into MANPVWTNIVQFFGKRYIDIFVVLGWAVITWLLVLLLTRAIRSLVRRVAADIEPAYTALRHPVRVFLWLLLLPLGQDLVELPRTVQNRIEAGFGIALTLVALWLGFELVAVASEIALQRLATDGTEEQRRRSAATRIAILQRLVQMAIVIIGAALFLMQFQVVRTIGVSLLASAGIVGVVVGIAAQKTIGNFVAGIQIAITQPIRVGDTVIVENEYGEIEELTFTFVVVRLWDKRQLILPVSYFLERPFQNWTRYTPELIGMVFVQADFGVPLDAMRAELQRLCEDDPNWNAQVCRLIIHEVNERALVLRATMSANEPAKLFDLRVNVREGLVRWLATTENGRYLPRLRHTERLEEN